In the genome of Triticum urartu cultivar G1812 chromosome 5, Tu2.1, whole genome shotgun sequence, one region contains:
- the LOC125511011 gene encoding protein argonaute MEL1-like has product MAYRGGGGRGGRGDQQYGGGRGGAPAGGGRGGGRGPTGFVWPPPGAPSAPRPAAPAQYAPAVAIYHNPNATGPHQGAYQHGVVVRNPAPAPYVTVRAPSPPVTIRAPSPTPATIRAPAPTPSPAAAPFQPARVSAPAPAPPTPASVAKELEQKLFVTETALAPPAAAAAAAIAATQPEEEKAPDVDLAPVSKKGLAHPARPGAGTVGKKVMIRANHFLVNVADNNLFHYDVSINPESKSRAVNREVLSELIKLHGKTSLGGKLPAYDGRKSLYTAGSLPFESEEFSVTLVDPEKKDKEKAEREYKITIRIAGRTDLYHLQQFLKGRQRDMPQETIQVLDVVLRESPSWNYVTVSRSFFSTTFGHRGDIGEGLECWRGYYQSLRPTQMGLSLNIDISATSFFKPVTVVQFVLEFLNLRDASRPLTDRDRVKIKKALRGVRVETNHQEDQIRRYKITGITPVPMSQLIFPVDERGTRMSVVQYFMQRYKYNLQYTSWPCLQSGSDARPVYLPMEACKIVEGQRYSKKLNDKQVTNILRATCQRPQQREQSIREMVLHNKYAEDKFAQEFGINVCSDLVSVPARVLPPPMLRYHDSGKEKTCAPSVGQWNMINKKMINGGIIDNWACVSFSRMRPEEVYRFCCDLIQMCNMTGMSVNPRPLVDNRSASPNHIENALRDVYRRTTEMLGKQGSEKQLQLLIVILPEVSGSYGKIKKVCETDLGIVSQCCLPRHASRPNKQYLENVALKINVKVGGRNTVLERAFVRNGIPFVSEVPTIIFGADVTHPPPGEDSASSIAAVVASMDWPEITKYRGLVSAQPHRQEIIEDLFSVTKDPQRGNVNGGMIRELLIAFRRKTGLRPERILFYRDGVSEGQFSHVLLHEMDAIRKACASLEEGYMPPVTFVVVQKRHHTRLFPEVHGRRDMTDKSGNILPGTVVDLMICHPTEFDFYLCSHAGIQGTSRPTHYHVLYDENHFTADALQSLTNNLCYTYARCTRAVSVVPPAYYAHLAAFRARYYVEGDSSDGGSTPGSSGQAAIAREGPVEVRQLPKIKDNVKDVMFYC; this is encoded by the exons ATGGCCTACCGCGGAGGCGGAGGCCGGGGAGGCCGCGGCGACCAGCAGTACGGCGGAGGCCGGGGCGGTGCGCCGGCTGGAGGAGGGCGCGGGGGCGGCCGCGGCCCCACGGGCTTCGTATGGCCGCCTCCGGGCGCTCCGTCGGCGCCGCGTCCCGCCGCGCCGGCGCAGTACGCGCCGGCCGTCGCTATCTACCACAACCCCAACGCCACGGGGCCGCACCAGGGCGCCTACCAGCACGGCGTCGTCGTCCGCAACCCCGCCCCGGCACCCTACGTCACCGTCCGCGCGCCTTCGCCCCCGGTCACCATCCGCGCGCCCTCGCCCACGCCGGCTACCATCCGCGCTCCTGCTCCGACGCCCTCGCCGGCCGCGGCCCCGTTCCAGCCGGCCCGCGTCTCCGCCCCCGCTCCCGCTCCGCCGACCCCCGCGTCCGTCGCCAAGGAGCtcgagcagaagctcttcgtcaCGGAGACCGCGCTGGCGCCGCCCGccgcggcggccgcggcggcgaTCGCGGCGACGCAGCCCGAGGAGGAGAAGGCCCCCGACGTGGACCTCGCGCCGGTGTCCAAGAAGGGGCTCGCCCACCCGGCGCGGCCCGGCGCCGGCACCGTGGGCAAGAAGGTGATGATCCGCGCCAACCACTTCCTCGTCAACGTCGCCGACAACAACCTCTTCCACTACGAT GTCTCCATTAACCCGGAGTCAAAATCAAGGGCTGTGAACAGGGAGGTACTCAGTGAGCTAATCAAGTTGCACGGCAAGACATCCCTTGGGGGCAAATTGCCTGCCTACGATGGAAGAAAGAGTCTTTACACTGCAGGCTCACTCCCTTTTGAGTCTGAGGAGTTTTCTGTTACACTGGTTGATCCCGAAAAGAAAGACAAAGAAAA GGCTGAAAGGGAGTACAAGATCACCATTCGGATTGCTGGGAGGACAGACCTGTACCACCTCCAGCAGTTCCTCAAAGGAAGACAGAGGGATATGCCTCAAGAAACCATCCAAGTTCTTGATGTTGTCCTCAGGGAGTCACCATCCTGGAA CTATGTCACAGTGTCCagatccttcttctccaccaCCTTTGGTCACAGAGGAGACATTGGTGAAGGATTAGAGTGCTGGAGAGGTTACTACCAGAGCTTACGTCCAACCCAGATGGGGCTGTCACTCAATATAG ACATATCTGCGACATCCTTCTTCAAGCCTGTGACAGTGGTCCAGTTTGTGCTAGAGTTCCTCAACTTACGTGATGCCTCGCGGCCTCTGACAGACAGGGACCGTGTTAAG ATAAAGAAAGCACTCCGTGGGGTGCGTGTCGAAACAAACCACCAGGAAGACCAAATCCGAAGATACAAGATAACAGGGATTACTCCTGTTCCCATGAGCCAGCTCAT ATTTCCTGTTGATGAGAGAGGAACAAGAATGTCAGTTGTTCAGTACTTCATGCAAAGATACAAATACAATCTGCAGTATACTTCTTGGCCCTGCTTGCAGTCTGGAAGTGATGCTCGGCCTGTGTATCTGCCTATGGAG GCGTGCAAGATTGTTGAAGGGCAAAGGTACTCTAAGAAATTGAATGACAAGCAGGTCACCAACATACTTAGAGCTACCTGTCAACGTCCCCAGCAGAGGGAGCAAAGCATTCGTGAG ATGGTTCTGCACAACAAGTATGCTGAGGACAAGTTTGCTCAGGAGTTCGGGATCAATGTCTGCAGTGACCTTGTCTCTGTTCCAGCCCGTGTGCTGCCTCCCCCCATG TTGAGATATCATGATTCTGGAAAGGAGAAAACTTGTGCGCCAAGTGTTGGACAGTGGAACATGATTAACAAG AAAATGATCAATGGAGGAATCATAGACAACTGGGCCTGTGTGAGTTTTTCACGCATGCGTCCTGAGGAGGTATACAGGTTCTGTTGTGATCTGATTCAGATGTGCAATATGACTGGAATG TCTGTCAATCCAAGGCCACTTGTAGACAACCGATCAGCTAGCCCCAACCACATCGAGAATGCCTTGAGGGATGTATACAGGAGGACCACCGAAATGCTTGGAAAACAGGGAAGCGAAAAACAGCTACAACTGTTAATTGTAATCCTACCTGAAGTCAGTGGTTCTTATG GGAAAATCAAGAAGGTTTGTGAGACTGACCTTGGGATCGTGTCTCAGTGTTGCCTGCCAAGGCATGCTTCCAGACCGAACAAGCAATATTTGGAGAATGTTGCACTCAAAATCAATGTGAAG GTCGGAGGACGCAACACAGTTCTGGAGAGAGCTTTTGTGCGAAATGGCATACCGTTTGTGTCCGAAGTCCCAACAATCATCTTTGGTGCTGATGTTACACACCCCCCACCTGGAGAGGACTCTGCATCATCAATTGCTGCG GTGGTGGCATCAATGGACTGGCCAGAGATCACCAAGTACAGAGGTCTTGTCTCTGCCCAACCACACAGGCAGGAGATAATCGAAGACCTCTTCAGTGTCACCAAAGATCCGCAGAGGGGTAATGTCAATGGTGGCATGATCAG GGAGTTGCTGATTGCCTTCCGCAGGAAGACAGGCCTTAGGCCTGAGAGGATACTCTTCTACAG GGATGGCGTAAGTGAAGGCCAATTCAGCCATGTTCTGCTTCATGAAATGGACGCAATCAGGAAG GCCTGCGCCTCGTTAGAGGAGGGGTATATGCCCCCAGTCACCTTTGTGGTTGTCCAGAAAAGGCATCACACCAGGCTATTCCCTGAGGTTCATGGGAGGCGTGATATGACCGACAAGAGTGGGAACATACTTCCAG GAACTGTGGTTGACCTCATGATTTGCCACCCTACGGAGTTTGATTTCTACTTGTGCAGCCATGCTGGCATTCAG GGAACTAGCAGGCCAACACACTACCATGTTCTTTATGATGAGAATCACTTCACAGCCGATGCGCTTCAGTCACTGACCAACAATCTCTGCTACAC CTATGCTCGTTGCACTCGTGCGGTCTCTGTTG TCCCACCGGCCTACTACGCCCATCTTGCCGCATTCCGTGCGCGCTACTACGTGGAAGGGGACAGCTCGGACGGCGGATCGACCCCCGGAAGCAGCGGTCAGGCGGCGATTGCGCGTGAGGGCCCTGTGGAGGTGCGCCAGCTCCCAAAGATCAAGGACAACGTCAAGGACGTCATGTTCTACTGCTGA